In Paludibaculum fermentans, the genomic stretch TCGATAAGATGTCGAAGTCTAAAGGCAACTACGTCGGCATCCGGGAAGCTCCTGACGTGATGGTGAAGAAGCTGATGACCATCAGCGACAACCTCATGTGGCGCTACTGGGAACTTTTGACGGATGTGCAAATTTCTGAGATTTCGGCCCTGAAATCGAGCGGACGGAACCCGCGCGATATTAAGCTGGATTTGGCTGAACGAATCGCCGGGGATTTCCATCCGGCTTCGGAAGCCAAAGCCGCGCGGGAGCAGTGGTTGCACGATGTGAGCCAGGGCCAGACGCCCGAAGATCTGCCCCTCACGATCGCAGCCGACCCGCGGTTGAAACAGTGCCTGTTGCAGACGGGACTTGCGCCGTCCAGTTCGGAAGCGGACCGGCTCATCAAAGCGGGTGCGGTCGCCGCCGGCGGTGAAGTCATTAAGAGTCCGTCGCACCGGTTTGAAGCAGGGGAGTACATCCTGCGCGCCGGTAAGAAATGGGCCCGTGTGAAGGTCTGACCTGTTTATGTTGTTGGCTCGCGACACGATGGGCCTGAGTCTGGATGCGCTGCGCTCGCACCGCCTGCGTACCGCTCTCACTGTGCTTGGGCTCACGATGGGTGTCGCGACGCTGATCACGGTGGTCACCATTGTCCAGGGCGCCAACGTCTACGTGGAGACGAAGATCGCGAACCTGGGCGCCGATGTCTTCCAGATGGCGCGCACTCCGTTCGCCGTCACCGACTACGAAATCATCCTCAAGGCGTTGCGCTACAAGCGGATCCACATGGAGGATTACGACTTCGTGCGGTCGGCCTGCCCGGACTGCAAGGTGATGGGCGCGTCGGGCTCCGTGACGACGAGGGCGAACCACCTGACCGAGGAACTGACCGACGTCAACATGAACGGCCAGACGGCTTCGATGGCCGAGATTGAGGCGCGCACCATTGAGATGGGGCGCTACTTCACTGAGATCGAGGACCAGCGTTCCGTGCGGGTCGCGGTCATCGGCGCGACGCTGCGGGACAAGTTCTTTCCGGAGCAGGATCCGGTGGGGCAAAAGTTCCGGCTGGGCAGTGAAGAGTTCACCGTGATCGGCCTCTACGAGCGCGGCGGCAGCGTGCTGGGGCAGGATTCGGACAACTTCGTGGTGGTCCCCCTGAACACGTTTCTGCAGTTGAAGGGCTCGCGCTATTCACTGACCATCAACGTGAAAGTCCCGAACGATCCGAAGGGATTCGAGCGGGCGCAGGACCAGGCGCGGCTGGCGTTGCGCGCGCGGCGGCACATCCGGCCGACGCAGGACGAGGACTTTTTCATCGGCACGAAGGACAGCTACATCCAGTTGTGGCAGCAGATCAGCGGAGCGTTCTTCGCCGTCTTCATCCTGGTGAGTTCGATTTCGGCGCTGGTGGGCGGCATTGTGATCATGAACGTGATGCTGGTGAGTGTGACGGAGCGGACGAAGGAGATCGGCATCCGGCGGGCGATGGGCGCGACGGGCCGCGACATCCTGAAGCAGTTCCTGACGGAGAGCGTGCTGCAGTGCATGGTGGGCGGATTTTGCGGCATCACCCTGGGGTTCCTTTGTGCAGAGGCGCTCAACCGGTTCACTTCGTTTCCTGCGTCGGTGCAGGCCGGGGTGGCGGTCCTGGGCATGGTTTTGAGTTCGGCCATCGGGCTGTTTTTCGGGATTTACCCGGCCTCGCGCGCCGCGCGGCTGGATCCGGTGGAAGCATTGAGGGCTGAATAGATGACGCGCTCGGAATTCCGCGAAAACCTGATCGTGAGTCTCGACACGCTGCGGGCGCACAAGGTGCGCAGCGCGCTGACACTGCTGGGCGTCGTCATCGGCGTGACCAGTGTGATCACGGTAGCGGCGATCATCGACGGGCTGAACAAGTTCGTTGCGGACAAGGTGGAGAAGATGGGCTCGCGCAGCTACTTCATCACCCGGTTCCCCTTCGGCACCGATCCGAACCGCATGCCGGAGAAGTACCGGTTGCGCCGATACCTGCAATACAGCGACGCCGACAAGATCAAGGACACGGTGCACAGCATCGACAAGATCAGCGCATTGGGCACGCGCGCCAACTTCTTTGGGGATAAGAACGAACTGCGGTATGCCGGGGAGCGTGTGGAGCGGGCGATCATCCGCGGAGCCAGCGCCGACTACTGCGACGTGATCCCCATGTTCGTGGTGGAGCAGGGCCGCTACTATACGCAGGCCGAGGTGGACCGCGCCGCGGCGGTGGTGGTGCTGGGGCAGGCGATTGCGGATTCGCTCTTCGGGCGGGCTTCGCCGCTGGGCAAACAGATCATGATGAACGGGGCACCGTTCGAGGTGATCGGTGTCTTTGCACATGACGAGGGGCTATTGGGCGGTCCGGGTGTTGACCAGTTCGCGATGATCCCGCTGTCGACGTTCCGCAAGCACTATCCCGAGTCGAAGGAAGTGGTGATCATCTACACGGTGCAGCGGGATGTCGATCCGATGGCGGCGCAGGATGAAGTGGGCGACGTGTTGCGGCGTATCCGCAAGGTTTCGTATAAGTCCGACAACGACTTCGAGATCCTGAGCTCGGACTTCCTGTCGAAGCTGTGGGGTCAGTTGACCGGAGCGATCGTGATCCTGACCTCGGTGATCAGTTCCATCGGTCTATTGGTGGGCGGCATCGGGGTGATGAACATCATGCTGATCTCGGTGACGGAGCGCACGAAGGAGATCGGGATCCGCAAGGCGATCGGTGCGCGAGCGTCGGACATCCGCGTGCAATTCCTGTTGGAAGCGCTGATGCTGACGGTGGCGGGCGGCATGATCGGGATCCTGGGCGGGTTCATCCTGGCCCTGCTGATCCGCACGGCCGCGCCTTCGATTGGGGCCACGGTGAGCCCGTTCTGGGCCACCATGGGTGTGACTTTGTCGGCCATGGTGGGGCTGTTCTTCGGCTACTGGCCGGCGAACCGGGCGGCCAAACTGGACCCGATCGTCTGCCTGCGCTACGAATAAAACACCGGGTGCTCGCGGTTCCGGCGGGGTTCCTGCGAAGATAGGATGAGACCTCAATGAGCCGTAAACGCGTCGATTGGAAGATTAAGAACGAAGTTCTGCACCTGGGTGAGCGCACGTTAATCGTAGGCGCGATGAATGTTGCCCCCGATTCGCCGGTGGATGGCGGGCGCTATGAAGACCCGGACCGGGCGTTCGTGCAGGCCGTGCAGATGGCGGACAGTGGCGCGGACATCATCGAAATCGCGGCCGAGAGTTTTCACTCCGGATCGAAGCGGATCTCGGAAGCGGAAGAGTTGCGGAGGCTGATTCCGATCCTGAAGCGGGTGCGCGGCAAGGTGAGTCCGCTGATCTGCGTGGAGACGTATAAACCGGCGGTGGCCGAAAAGGCGATCGAGCACGGCGCGGTGATCATCAAGGATCCAACGGGTCTGACGCTGGACCAGGAGTTGGCCAAGATCGTGATGCAGCACGACGTCGGGTTCATCCTGCAGCACACACGAGGTACGCCGGATACGTGGCCGAAGCAGCCGTCCATGAAGGGCGCTGTCGGGATGGTGATGGCCGAGTTGAACGCGGCGCTGAACCGTGCGGGGCGCATGGGCGTGGAGCGGACGCGCCTGGCGCTGGATATCGGCCTCGGCATGGGCAAGCGCAAGGAGACGAACAGCGAGCTGATCACCGGGCTGGGCGAGTTCCACGAGATGCGGCTGCCGGTGGAAGTGAGCCCGGAGGGGCATCCCTTCAATGCGGCGATCACGCTGGAGCCGAGCCTGGGGACGACGATCGCGGCGGTGACCATGGCCGTGCTGCGGGGCGCGCACCTGGTGCGAGTCTACAATGTCGAAGCGATCCGGCCGGCGATTCTGGTGGCGGACCAGGCGCTGATCGGGTAGGGGACAAGCGGACGAAAGGGTTCAGCCGGCGGCCGCAGCCCTCCCCGGATCTTCCGGTACGTGCGGTCTATTTGGCGGCCTCCAGCTTCTCGAGGAAGGCCCAAAACTCCTTGTTGCCTTTGTAGGGCAGAAACGAATCGTCTTTGGTCGGTGTGGGTAGCTGCTCGCCTCTGATCATGTTGGCTTTGCGGTCGAAAGCCTGCTGGAGATGAGCCTTCGCGGCCGCAAGTTGGTTCTCGCCGGCATCCGCACAGGCGAGATTGTAGTAGTTCATCGGGTAGACGGGATCCTTGGCCACACCCTCCTCAAAGAGGCTCCGAGCCTTCTTGTAGTTCTCGGCTATCCCATAGGACATTCCAGCCTGATCGCGCATGATTCTCGCCGCTGTGATCGCTGAGGGGAACGGCGCACCATCCGGCGGCACCATCGCTAAACACTTTTCGAAGAGTGGGGCCGCTCCTTTGTACAGATGGTTCTGGAAGAGAATCTGGGCATACAGCGCGACATCCCGAAACCGCGGAACGTAATCCGGGTTGAACTCGATGCCGGAAAAGATCCGCTTCAGCTCCGGATCGTTTTCACTGATCGGCTTTGAGCTGAAAAACGCGAGGTCGCCGCAAAGATTACCGGCGGCGACGAACCCCCGGACCTGATAGTGAGGCGATCCATCGCGATTCCTGTTCGTGTACGCGGCCATGGCCACGGGCAGGCCGGCGGGACGGGCGAGCTCTGAGGTGGACAGGATCTTTATCGTCTTGTCGGCTTTCTGGTCTTCCCTCAGCAGGAAATCGCGGCATGCCGCACTGTTCATGTCCGGGTGCTCGGGGACAAGGAAGAGAAACCCAAGGAAGGTAAGATTGCCAGAGGCATCCCGGCCGCGAAGCCCGATTTCGTTCGCGTTGGGCTTGGCCGAAGACTGCGTGATTTTGAAGCCTTCCATCGGCCAATAGAATTGTCCTTTGTGCTCCGGGAGGGCGAGCCGGTAATCTTCCTTCGCCGCGGGTTGTGCGAGCACTATCCCGCCGCCGATCAACAGCGCAATAACCAGACCCAATTGACGCATAAACATTAGTTTACGCCTGAGCATTCGCAGAAAAGTGGATATCGCCAGACGCGCGGTCGCAACAAGGGGACGCTCAACTATGGTCCACCTTCACCGGAGGTGCCGGTTG encodes the following:
- a CDS encoding ABC transporter permease encodes the protein MLLARDTMGLSLDALRSHRLRTALTVLGLTMGVATLITVVTIVQGANVYVETKIANLGADVFQMARTPFAVTDYEIILKALRYKRIHMEDYDFVRSACPDCKVMGASGSVTTRANHLTEELTDVNMNGQTASMAEIEARTIEMGRYFTEIEDQRSVRVAVIGATLRDKFFPEQDPVGQKFRLGSEEFTVIGLYERGGSVLGQDSDNFVVVPLNTFLQLKGSRYSLTINVKVPNDPKGFERAQDQARLALRARRHIRPTQDEDFFIGTKDSYIQLWQQISGAFFAVFILVSSISALVGGIVIMNVMLVSVTERTKEIGIRRAMGATGRDILKQFLTESVLQCMVGGFCGITLGFLCAEALNRFTSFPASVQAGVAVLGMVLSSAIGLFFGIYPASRAARLDPVEALRAE
- a CDS encoding ABC transporter permease, which translates into the protein MTRSEFRENLIVSLDTLRAHKVRSALTLLGVVIGVTSVITVAAIIDGLNKFVADKVEKMGSRSYFITRFPFGTDPNRMPEKYRLRRYLQYSDADKIKDTVHSIDKISALGTRANFFGDKNELRYAGERVERAIIRGASADYCDVIPMFVVEQGRYYTQAEVDRAAAVVVLGQAIADSLFGRASPLGKQIMMNGAPFEVIGVFAHDEGLLGGPGVDQFAMIPLSTFRKHYPESKEVVIIYTVQRDVDPMAAQDEVGDVLRRIRKVSYKSDNDFEILSSDFLSKLWGQLTGAIVILTSVISSIGLLVGGIGVMNIMLISVTERTKEIGIRKAIGARASDIRVQFLLEALMLTVAGGMIGILGGFILALLIRTAAPSIGATVSPFWATMGVTLSAMVGLFFGYWPANRAAKLDPIVCLRYE
- the folP gene encoding dihydropteroate synthase, whose product is MSRKRVDWKIKNEVLHLGERTLIVGAMNVAPDSPVDGGRYEDPDRAFVQAVQMADSGADIIEIAAESFHSGSKRISEAEELRRLIPILKRVRGKVSPLICVETYKPAVAEKAIEHGAVIIKDPTGLTLDQELAKIVMQHDVGFILQHTRGTPDTWPKQPSMKGAVGMVMAELNAALNRAGRMGVERTRLALDIGLGMGKRKETNSELITGLGEFHEMRLPVEVSPEGHPFNAAITLEPSLGTTIAAVTMAVLRGAHLVRVYNVEAIRPAILVADQALIG